The genomic interval GCGTCGCCCGGCCCGGCGGCGGCGCCCTCCCCGGCGGCTGCGCACCCGCCCGAGGCGCCTCCCGCTCCGGAATCGGTGGCGGGGGTGGAGATCCGTCCGCACGAGGGCGCCGTGCGCGTGATGCTGGGCCAGGTGGGCCCCGGGCTGCGGGTGCGCGTGCGCTTGGCGGACGCCGAGCACGTGGACGTCCGCGCCACCGGCGCCGCGGCCGACGCGCAGTTCCGCACCGCCCCGGGCAGGGTGTCCATTACCGGGGCAGCGGAAGGCGAAATCGTGATCGCCCTTCCCCGTGCCGTGCGCCGGGCCGCCATCGTGGTGGGCGACCGCACGTACATGACCAAGGACGGTGAGCAGCTCCACGTCCTCGCACCCGCCGCCGACACCGCCGGCGCCGAGATCGTCTTCCCGGTCGCGCCCTGACGGGCACCGACCCGCACTCTTCCTCTCGACCGTACCTCCATGCTGGCCGCAACACTCCTCTGGCTCGCGCTCGCGCCAGACGCCGACATCCAGGGCCGCGTTCGCGCGGCGCCTTCCGGCGACGCCGTGCCCTACGCCACCGTGCGCGTGGCGGAGCTCCGGCGCACCGTGTCTACCGACGCCGAGGGCAACTTCGTCATCCACGGCGTGCCCGACGGGCGCTGGCGCGTGCAGGCGTCCGCCATTGGCTACCACCCCACCGAGGCGGTGGTGCGGGTGGGCGGGGGATCGGTGGTGCGGCTGGACTTTGACCTGGTGGCGGCGCCCGTGGCCCTCACGCCGGTAGAGGTGCACGGCACGCCGCGCGAACGATCCGCCACCCCCGCGCGCGTCAGGGGCGGCCCCCCGCCCGTGCAGATGGGCACCCGCGCCGTGATGGCCGTACCCGCGCTGGTGGAGGCCGACGTGCTGCGCGCGGTGCAGACGCTTCCCTCCGTGGCGGCGGCGTCGGACTTCAGCAGCGCGCTGTACGTGCGCGGCGGCTCGCCAGACCAGGCGCTGGTGATGCTGGACGGCGTGCCCCTGTTCAACCCGTACCACGTCGGCGGGCTGTTCGGCGCCATCGACCCCGCCACGGTGGCGTCGGTAGACGTGCTGGCCGGCGCGTTTCCCGCGCGCACGGGCGACCGGCTTTCGGGCGTGGTGGACATCCGCACCCGCGAGGGGGGACGCGACGCGGTGCGCGGCAGCGGCGCGGTGAGCCTGATCTCGTCGCGCGCCAGCCTGGACGGGCCGCTCCCCTCCGGGCGGGGAAGCTACCTGGCCTCCATTCGCCGCACCTATCTGGACGCCTTCACCGACGCCGCCTACGCGGTGAACCTGATCCCGGGCACGGTTCCCTACGCATTCACGGACGGGCATCTGAAGATCACCCACGACGTGGGGACCGCCGGTGTGGCGACGGCCTCGGTGTACGTGGACGCCGAGGGGATCGACATCCCCGAGCGGCTGCGCAGGATGTTCAACACCGAGATGAGCTTCCGCTGGGGGTCGCGCCTGGCCACGGCGGCGTACCGGCACACCTTCCGCCCCGGGCTGGCGGGCGAGGCCCGCGTGGGAGTCAGCCAGTTCTACGGCCGCTTCGACGCCGCGGACGAGCAGTATTCCGGCTCGCCCGACACCCCGCCCGTGTTTTCGCCCCTGCTGCGGGCCCGCACCGAGACGCGCAACGTGCTCGCCTCGGCCGAGCTGGCGCGGACCAGCGGGGGCAACCAGCTGCGCGCGGGGGTGCAGGCCGACGCCTACCGATTTGCGCACGACGTGCAGGACGTGCGGTCTGACGCCTTCGGCAACTTCGTAGACCCGTTCACCCGCACCGACCAGCCGTTTACCCTGGCTGCCTACCTGGACGACGAGTGGGCGCCCAGCGAGCGGCTGGCCCTGCGGGCCGGGATGCGCGTGCTCTACGCGGGCGAGCTGGGCACGGCGCTGATGCCGCGCGTAGGGGTGCGGTGGTCGGCCGCGCCGGGGCTGGCGCTTTCCGCGGGCGGAGGCCGATACGCGCAGGTGATGCACTCGCTGCGCGACGAGGAATCGCTGGGGTCGGCGTTCCTGGCGTACGATCTTCTGGCCGCGCCCGGCGCCCACGCCGGGCTGATGACGGCCGAAGACGTGACCGTGGGGGCGGAGTGGTCCCGCGGCGCCACCAGCCTGCGGGTGGATGCGTACGCCCGCTGGCTTCACGATCTGCCCCTGCCGCCGGCCGCCGACAACCCGCTGGAGTCGCCCGTGCTCGTGGGCGACGGGTTCCGCACGGGGGAGGGGACGGCGCGTGGCCTGGAGCTGCTGGCCAGCCACGTCCGCGGCCGGTCGCACCTGTCGCTCTCGTACGCGCTGTCGTTCTCCGAGCGGACGGTGGACGGGGAGCGCTTCACGCCGCGGTTCGAGCGCAGGCACACCATCGACGCAACGGCGATCACGCCGCTGGGCCGCAGCGGCGAGTTCAACGCCCGGCTCGCCATCGCGACGGGCCAGCCGTACACCCCGGTGCTGGGCGTGGCCCAGGGCTACCGGTGGGACCCGGCCACGGGGCGCTACGGGGCGGCGGACGCCGATGCCGGCACCATCCTGCTGGGCCGGCACAACGCGGCGCGCCTCCCGGGCTACCTGCGGCTGGACGTGAGCGCCCGCCGCGAGTACCGGCGCCGCTGGTTCGGCCAGCGGATGACGCTTACGCCGTACCTGCAGGTGGTGAACGTGCTGAACACGCGCAACGTGCTGTCCGCCGAGCCGCAGCTGGGCGGCGGCGCGCCGACGGTGCTCAACTACCTTCCCCAGATTCCCGTCTTTCCCACCTTCGGTGTCGAATGGAAGTTCTGAAGCGTATTCTGCCGCTGGCCGCGCTGGTGCTGGGCGGCTGCGAGTTCACCCGCGACCCGCTGGCGCTGGACATCCGGCGCGACGAGGTGATGGTGCACGGCGTGCTCGCGGCCGGCCAGGACACCGTGGCCGTGCTGCTCACCCGCGCGCGGCCGGGGAACGGCGACAACCCAATCGCCACTTTTCCCGTTTCCGGCGCCACGGTCCGCATCTCCACCGGCGCCACGTCGGTGCAATTGGTGGAAGCCCCAACTGGGTTTCCGGGGTGCGTGTCGACCCACGTTTCCAATCACCCCCCCATCACCCCGGGCTGCTACGCCGCCGTCTTTCCCGGCGGCATCCGCTCGGGGACGACGTACGCGCTGTCGGTGGATCTCGCCGGTCGCGAGACCATCCGCGGCTCGGCGACGGTGCCGCACGCGCCGGTCATCGACCCGGGTACCGGCTCGCGGTTCCTGGTGAAGCGCAAGCACGACGGCGGCGTGCCAGGCCTGATCGCGGCCCGGTGGAGCGTGGGCGCGGGCACGGCGGGCGTGGGGCTGGGCGTCCGCGAAACCGCCTTCTACCGGGGTGGGCAGCGGGTGCCCGACCAGAGCTGCCGGTTCGAGTACGGACGCGCGATCATTTATTCCCCCGGCGCGGACAGCGCGGCGATCCTCTTCCACAATCCCATCCACTGCGACAGCGCACATGGGCCGGGGCAGCAGTACGATTCGCTGGACGTGCGCCTGCAGGTGACGGCGTACGACACCGCGTTCACCCGCTACGCCGGCCTGGTGCACGAGCACGTGAGCCCGCCGGTGCACCGAGAGCGCTTCGCCGCCGGCGTGCAAGGCGCGCTTGGGCTGTTCGCCGGCGTCGCCGTCTCGGAACGGCCCGCCATCCTCGTCGCGGTGGATTGAGGCGCACGCGATTCGCCGATCAGAGGCCCCGCGCGAGCGGGGCCTCTTTCGTTTCCGCCGCACCCGTCCGAACCGGGCGGGCTCGTGCGTTCTCCCGCGAACCTGTCCGCGACCTGTTCATCCAGGAGAATCCCCATGCGCTGGTCGAAGCCGCTATCCGCACTCGCCCTCGCGACGATGCTGGCCGGATGCGAATCCATCTTCGGAAGCGGAGACGAGGAGCCCATCACCCGCCTGCCGCGCGCCCTCACCCAGTCGGAGCAGGAGCTGATCGTCGCCAGCAACCGCTTCGGGTTCAACCTGCTCCGCGAGGTGAGCGCGCGCGACACGTCGTCCAACATCTTCCTCTCGCCGCTGAGCGCGTCGATGGCGCTGGGGATGACGATGAACGGCGCGAGCGGCGAAACATTCTCGGCCATGCGCTCCACGCTGGGCTTCGGCACCATGGAGCCGGCGGCGATCAACGCCGCCTACCGCAGCCTCATCGACCTGCTGCTGGGGCTGGACCGCAACGTCGACATGCGCCTGGCCAACAGCATCTGGGTAGACCAGCAGTTTCCGCTGCACCCCGCGTTCGTGGAATCCAGCCTGCAGCACTTCGACGCGCGGGTCACGGCACTCGACTTCGGCAACCCCGCCTCCGTGAAGACCATCAACGCGTGGGTGGACCAGGGCACCAACGGCAAGATCAAGACGATCCTGGAGCAGATCGACCCAGAGATCGTGATGTACCTGATCAACGCCGTGTACTTCAAGGGGAGCTGGACGCAGGAGTTCGATCCCGCGCGCACCAGCCCGGCCCCGTTCCACCGCGCGGACGGCAGCCAGCACCCGGTGCAGATGATGTTCATGCGCGACGCCGAGGTGCGCAGCGTGATGAACGACCAGGTGCAGATGGTGGACCTGGCCTACGGACGCGGCGCCTTCTCCATGACGCTGGTGCTGCCCCCGAACGCGCAGCCCCTGCGGCAGTGGGCGGCGGGGGTGACGGACGAGAAGTGGCAGGGGTGGA from Longimicrobium sp. carries:
- a CDS encoding DUF4249 family protein, with the translated sequence MEVLKRILPLAALVLGGCEFTRDPLALDIRRDEVMVHGVLAAGQDTVAVLLTRARPGNGDNPIATFPVSGATVRISTGATSVQLVEAPTGFPGCVSTHVSNHPPITPGCYAAVFPGGIRSGTTYALSVDLAGRETIRGSATVPHAPVIDPGTGSRFLVKRKHDGGVPGLIAARWSVGAGTAGVGLGVRETAFYRGGQRVPDQSCRFEYGRAIIYSPGADSAAILFHNPIHCDSAHGPGQQYDSLDVRLQVTAYDTAFTRYAGLVHEHVSPPVHRERFAAGVQGALGLFAGVAVSERPAILVAVD
- a CDS encoding serpin family protein, with product MRWSKPLSALALATMLAGCESIFGSGDEEPITRLPRALTQSEQELIVASNRFGFNLLREVSARDTSSNIFLSPLSASMALGMTMNGASGETFSAMRSTLGFGTMEPAAINAAYRSLIDLLLGLDRNVDMRLANSIWVDQQFPLHPAFVESSLQHFDARVTALDFGNPASVKTINAWVDQGTNGKIKTILEQIDPEIVMYLINAVYFKGSWTQEFDPARTSPAPFHRADGSQHPVQMMFMRDAEVRSVMNDQVQMVDLAYGRGAFSMTLVLPPNAQPLRQWAAGVTDEKWQGWIAQLHDGKLDVSLPRFRLEYDEVLNNTLKAMGMATAFDDVAADFSGMSPRGADLFIAEVKQKTFIEVNEKGTEAAAATSVGTGVTSAPPTFRADRPFLAAIRERHSGTILFVGLIGDPRSP
- a CDS encoding TonB-dependent receptor, whose translation is MLAATLLWLALAPDADIQGRVRAAPSGDAVPYATVRVAELRRTVSTDAEGNFVIHGVPDGRWRVQASAIGYHPTEAVVRVGGGSVVRLDFDLVAAPVALTPVEVHGTPRERSATPARVRGGPPPVQMGTRAVMAVPALVEADVLRAVQTLPSVAAASDFSSALYVRGGSPDQALVMLDGVPLFNPYHVGGLFGAIDPATVASVDVLAGAFPARTGDRLSGVVDIRTREGGRDAVRGSGAVSLISSRASLDGPLPSGRGSYLASIRRTYLDAFTDAAYAVNLIPGTVPYAFTDGHLKITHDVGTAGVATASVYVDAEGIDIPERLRRMFNTEMSFRWGSRLATAAYRHTFRPGLAGEARVGVSQFYGRFDAADEQYSGSPDTPPVFSPLLRARTETRNVLASAELARTSGGNQLRAGVQADAYRFAHDVQDVRSDAFGNFVDPFTRTDQPFTLAAYLDDEWAPSERLALRAGMRVLYAGELGTALMPRVGVRWSAAPGLALSAGGGRYAQVMHSLRDEESLGSAFLAYDLLAAPGAHAGLMTAEDVTVGAEWSRGATSLRVDAYARWLHDLPLPPAADNPLESPVLVGDGFRTGEGTARGLELLASHVRGRSHLSLSYALSFSERTVDGERFTPRFERRHTIDATAITPLGRSGEFNARLAIATGQPYTPVLGVAQGYRWDPATGRYGAADADAGTILLGRHNAARLPGYLRLDVSARREYRRRWFGQRMTLTPYLQVVNVLNTRNVLSAEPQLGGGAPTVLNYLPQIPVFPTFGVEWKF